In Vibrio celticus, one genomic interval encodes:
- a CDS encoding ornithine carbamoyltransferase, which produces MAFNLRNRNFLKLLDFTPREIQHLLDLSMELKKAKYNGYEQPTLTGKNIALIFEKTSTRTRCAFEVAAFDQGARVSYLGPSGSQIGHKESMKDTARVLGRMYDGIEYRGFGQEIVEELGAYAGVPVWNGLTDEFHPTQILADFLTMTEYGRGKQLHEISFAYLGDARNNMGNSLMVGAAKMGMDIRLVAPKQFWPQEELLAQCREIAEHTGGKITLTEDVQEGVQGCDFLYTDVWVSMGEAKEAWAERINLMMPYQVNMEMIKATGNPHVKFMHCLPAFHGEDTTVGKQLAAEYPQLKDGVEVTDEVVESEYSIVFDEAENRMHTIKAVMVATLGS; this is translated from the coding sequence ATGGCTTTTAACCTACGCAATCGTAACTTCCTAAAACTACTAGATTTCACTCCACGCGAAATTCAACACTTGTTAGATCTTTCTATGGAGCTAAAAAAAGCGAAGTACAACGGTTACGAACAGCCAACACTGACTGGCAAAAACATTGCACTTATCTTTGAGAAAACCTCAACTCGTACTCGCTGTGCATTTGAAGTTGCTGCATTCGACCAAGGCGCTCGAGTATCTTACTTAGGCCCATCTGGCTCTCAAATTGGCCACAAAGAATCAATGAAAGACACCGCTCGCGTTCTTGGCCGTATGTACGATGGCATTGAATACCGCGGCTTTGGTCAAGAGATTGTTGAAGAGCTAGGCGCTTACGCTGGAGTTCCAGTATGGAATGGTCTGACTGACGAATTCCACCCAACACAAATCCTAGCTGACTTCCTAACCATGACGGAATACGGCCGTGGTAAACAACTGCATGAAATCAGCTTTGCTTACCTAGGTGATGCTCGCAACAACATGGGTAACTCTCTAATGGTTGGCGCTGCGAAAATGGGTATGGACATTCGCCTTGTTGCTCCAAAACAATTCTGGCCACAAGAAGAGCTACTGGCTCAATGTCGTGAAATCGCAGAACACACTGGCGGCAAAATCACGCTAACAGAAGATGTTCAAGAAGGTGTGCAAGGTTGTGACTTCCTATACACCGACGTTTGGGTATCGATGGGCGAAGCAAAAGAAGCATGGGCTGAGCGTATCAACCTAATGATGCCTTACCAAGTGAACATGGAAATGATCAAAGCAACAGGCAATCCACATGTGAAATTCATGCACTGCCTACCCGCTTTCCACGGTGAAGATACAACAGTCGGCAAACAACTTGCTGCTGAATATCCGCAGCTTAAAGATGGCGTAGAAGTGACGGATGAAGTGGTCGAGTCTGAATACTCAATCGTGTTCGATGAAGCAGAAAACCGCATGCACACCATCAAAGCAGTAATGGTTGCGACACTAGGCAGCTAA